CGACGGTCGGCGAGGGTGTGCTGCACGTGACCGCGCACGCGGCGTCGTGCGACGCCGACCCGGCCGTCGAGTACCCGGCGTGCCACCTCAACGCGCAGGACTGGGGTGTGCCGGTCCGCGTCGTCGAGGGCGCACCTGCGACGCTCACCCTCCCCCTGCACGGCTGACGCCGCGGCGGGTCAGGAGGCGCCGAGGATCGCGACGGCGACCAGCGCGTCGAGGGAGGTGTCGAGGACCTCGCCCGTCGCGGCCGTCGCGGAGACGCCGATCTCGACGACCCACGGGCCGTGCTCGACGACGGTCGTGAGCGACTCGGCCTGCGTCAGGTCGACGGGCGCGCCGCCGCGCGCGACCGCCGAGGCCGCCGCGTCGGAGGGTTCCCCAGGGCGTCGCATGAGGACCGCCCACCCGGCGCCGCCCAGCGTCTCGGTGGCCGCGGCCGCGAGCGCGCACAGCCGCGGGACGATGCCGGACTGCGCGGCGACGATCGCGGCGGACCCGGCGACGACGACGCGCTCCGCGGTGACGGCGGGGTCGGCGGTCGTCGGTGCGGCGGCCCGCAGCGCGCGCGCCCGCGCCCGCTTGGCCCGGTACTGCGCCATGTCGGCCTGCCGGAACAGGTGCCGGGCGGACGTCGCGCCGGTCACGGCGGTCGTCGCGATGCCGTAGGAGATCGCCGCGCCGTGCGGCAGCGGGAACTCGGCGATCGTCGCCGCGAGGACCTCCGCGACCTCGACGCGGCGCCGCCCGACCGTCACGAGGCAGAACTCGTCGCCGCCGATGCGGGCGGCCGTCGTGCCGGGCAGCGCGTCGGCCGCACGTCGGAGCACGTCGGCGACGGACCGCAGCAGGTCGTCGCCGGTGTCGTGGCCGAGCTCGTCGTTGACGCGCTTGAGGCCGTCGACGTCGCACATGACGATGCACGTCTCCTGGCCGGACTCGAGGGCGGCCTCGGCGGCGGCATCCGCGACACGTCGGTTCGCGAGGCCGGTCAGCGGGTCGTCCGCGACGAGGTGCCGGACCTGGCCCTCGAGGTCGACCCGCGCGATCGCGCCGCCGAGCAGCGCACCGAGCACCTCGGCACGCGCGAGGTCGTCGACGCCGAACAGCGGCGACCCGAGCTCGCGCATCGCGTAGAGCTGACCCCAGACGGCGCCGTTGACGACGATCGCCGCCGCGAGCGCGGTCGCGCCCCCGATCTCGCGCAGCGACTGCACCTCGACCGCGTCGCCGGCCCCGTCGTCGGTGCCCGTGACGGGTCGACCGGTGACGTCCACGGCGTGCGCGACCCAGCTGACGCGGTCACGGATGAGCCGGCGCAGCGCGGGGCGGTCGTCGGCGCGGTACGAGGCGCGGACGCGCCACACCAGGCGCGGGTCGGCGGGCTCGGGCTGCACGCGGACCACGCGCGCGGTGTCCTGCTCGATGCGGAGCACGGCGAACGAGCTCGCACCGAGCACCTCGACGCCGACGGAGGTCGCGACCTCGACGACGTCGTCCAGGGTGCGGCAGCGGTCGAACCGGTGGGCGGCGGTCGCCAGCCCCCGCACGCCGACGAGCGCCGCAGCGGACCGATGGTCCCTGCGGGTCCCCTCGGCGGTCCCCCGGCGCGTCACGCGCCCATCATCGTCCCTCGGACACCTGTCCGAACAGTTGAGGGCATGAGAGGTCCATGAGATCACCCCGGCCCCGCGTCGTTCCGGGCCGCCCGCCCGTCCGGTGCGACCCCAATTGCCTCGATCGTGCAGGGCCGAACGGGTGAGCGCGACGTGACGCTCGTGGCGTCGTCGCCGTCCCGCGGGCGAAACGGTTCGGCGCCTTGTCGACGTCCTTCCCGCCCCGCGACCCTGACCGGACCCTGCCCCAGGCAGCCGCCCGGGCCGGCGAGACGCCGGTCAGGGGGCGAGCCCCGCGGCGACGTCGCCGCACGTCGGAAGGAGTCCCCCGTGTCCACCCTCACCGCTCTGCGGCGCCGAGCCCTGGTCGGTGCCGCGACCGCGGGGCTCGCCGCCGCCGCGCTCGTCGCGCTGCCGGCGCCGGGCGCCGAGGCCCACGGCGGCCTCACCTACCCCCAGACCCGGACCTACGCGTGCTACCTCGACGGGCTCGCGGGCGGTCAGGCGGCCGGGCAGGCGGGCAACATGCTGCCGACCAACCCGATCTGCCAGGAGGCGCTCGCCGCGAGCAGCTACCCGTTCTACAACTGGTACGGCAACCTGCTGGGGACGATCGCGGGCCAGCACCAGACGATCGCCGACGGGAAGCTGTGCGCGCCGGACCCGAAGTTCGCGGCGTTCAACACGCCGAGCGCGCACTGGCCCACCACGAAGCTGCAGTCGGGCGGGCAGATCACGTTCCAGTACGCGGCGACGGTCCCCCACCCCGGCTGGTGGACGCAGTGGATCACGAAGGACGGCTGGGACCCGACGCAGCCGATCGGCTGGGACGACCTCGAGCCGGCGCCGTTCGACCGGGTGCTCAACCCGCCGACCCGGTCGGGCGGCCCGACGGGTCCCGAGTACTACTGGACCGCGCAGCTGCCGCAGAAGAGCGGCCGGCACGTGATCCTGTCGATCTGGGAGCGCACCGACAGCCCGGAGTCGTTCTACAACTGCTCCGACGTGGTCTTCGACGGCGGCGGCACGGACCCGGGCGACCCCGGCGACCCTGGTGACCCCGGGGACCCGGTCGACACGACGGCCCCGTCCGCGCCCGGCACCCCGACCGCCGCGGCGGTCGACGGGACGACGGCGTCGCTCACGTGGCCCGCGTCGACCGACGCGGTCGGCGTCACGGGCTACACCGTCCACGACGCCACGACGGGCGCGGTCCTCGCGCGGCCCACGTCGGCGGCCACGACCCTGTCCGGCCTCACGCCCGGCACGTCGTACTCCGTGTACGTCACCGCGACCGACGCCGCCGGGAACGTCTCCGCGCGGTCCGCGACGCTCACGTTCAGCTCGGGCACGGTGCCCGTCGGGTCGTGCTCGGTGAAGTTCGACGTCTCCAACGCCTGGTCGGGCGGCTTCGTCGGCAACGTGACGGTCGCGAACGAGTCGATGACGCCCGTGAACGGGTGGGAGCTCACGTGGACGTTCACGAAGGGTGAGAAGGTCACGCAGGCGTGGAACGGCACGGCCACGCAGTCCGGCGCCGTCGTCACGGCCCGCAACGCGGCGTGGAACGGGACGATCGCGCACCACGGCTCGGTGAGCTTCGGGTTCATGGGGTCGAGCAGCGGCGCTCCCGGTCAGCCGACCGGGGTCGCGCTCAACGGGCTGCCCTGCTCGCTGGCCTGAGCGCTCGCGGTTCTCGGGGGCCCGGTCGTCACGGCGGCCGGGCCCTCGGGCTGCTGCGCGGAGATCGTCCGGGGTGGCGTCCGGGGCGTGCGCCCCTCGCGGTCAGGCGCTGGCGGTGATCGCGCCGACGACGCGGACCTTCACCGCGACGCCGTCGACCGCCCGCGGCACCTCGGCGGACCGGCCGCGTGAGGACACGTTGACCTGCAGCAGGTAGCCGTCGCCGTCCGGTGTGATCCCGATCCCCCGCACGTCAGGTCGCCCGGCGAGGTCGGCGCGCAACCGTTCTTTCGCCGCGCGCGCCTGCTCGAGATCCGCCATGCTGCACCGCTTCCCGCCGTGCCACCGCGGAGGTCGGGCCGCTCGCCGGGGCAGGGTCAGGTGGCGAGCGTCGCACCGAGGGCGTCGAGCACGGCATCGATGGGGTTGAGGTAGGTCAGCCCGGACCCATTCTCGCTCCCGGTCTCCGAACCCGCAAAGAGCAAGCCCAGCGCGACGCCGTCCTCGCGGTACACCAGGGAGCCCGAGTCGCCGCCGCGCGAGAACGCCGACCCGCCCGTCGACTCGACCTCGATCTGCCCGTCGAACGCGATCTCACCGAGCTCCTCGCCGTAGCCCACGACGACGTCGTCGAGCTCGATCGCGGTCACGCGGCCGTGCGTCACGGACGTCGTGCGGCCGACCTTCGCGACCTCCTCGTTGCCCACCGCGACCGCCGTCGTCGTGACCGGCCCGACCGGGTAGCGCAGGTCCACCTCGGGGTCGTCCAGCAGCGCGATCGCGCAGTCCACGGTCGCGCGGCCGTGCGGCTCGAGCTCGACGCGGCCCGCGAGCTCGCCGACCTTGTCGCGCGCGGTGCGCCCGCCGTCCGCCGGGCCGGGCTGCAGGATCGGGTCGCCCATGGCCGCCGACGGCGTGCCCGACAGCACGTGGTAGTTGGACAGCGCGTGCATGCGGCCGTCGACGACGACGAACGCGCCGAGCGTCCCCGCCGACACCTTCGCGTGCGCGATCGAGACACCGGGCCGGAGCGGGCGCACCCGGCCGGTCTCCCCGAGCGAGCGCGCCGTGACGACGGGCGGGCGGGGCGTGACCGCCGGGCCGCCGGGCGTCGCGAGCGTGCGGATCCGGCCGGTGCGGCGCACGTCGGCGGCGGGGCCGACCTGCTCGGCCACCTTCCGCGCGATGCTGCGGACCGCCGGGAGCCCGAGCCGGTAGCGCACGGCGACGCCGTACCCGCCGTCGGCCAGCGGGGCGAGGCCCAGCGCGAGGGGCACCGCCGCGGCGTGCACGTCCGCCGCGTGCACGCGGTGCCGCGCGAGCTCCCGCACGTAGTCGCCGACCTGCGCCTTGACCTCGCGCGCCTCGCGCTCGTCCATCGATCCCATCGACCCCCCTGCCGATCGCCGCCCGGTGGTGTCCCGGTGCTTGGCGGCAAGTCTGCCGCGTCGCACCGACACCTGCCGCGCGACGTCCACGACGCCGGGGACGGTCGGGCGGCCGCGCACCCCGTGCGGCAGCGAGCGCCTCGACGACCGGTGACGGCACACCCCCCGCGGGGGCTCAGCCGCGCGGCGGGAAGATGCCCTGCAGCGCGATGATGAAGGTGAGCACGAGGTAGGGCGGCATGTTGTCGTGCGGCTGGCCGCCGCCCGTCACGGACAGCGCCGCCGGGCTCATCGTGAGCGCGCCGGGGCCACTGCCGTAGAGCTCCTCGGTCACGCGCCCGATGCGGCTCGTCGCCCACGCCCCGCCCGACGGGTTGCCCGTCGTGCCGCGGGTGCCGTCAGGCACGCTCCCGACGGTGTGGCCGTGCACGGGGAGCTCGGACTCGAGGAGCGTCACCGTCTGCGAGCCCAGGACCTCGCCCGGCGCGACCGGCTGCAGCCCCGGCCCCTGACCGTGCTGCAACGGGCTGCGTCCCCGCAGGTCGGGCAGCGCGAACGTGCTCTTCCCGTCACCGCCGTAGGTGGTGCCGAGGAGGGAGAACAGCGCGGTGTTCTGCGAGATGGGCATGAGCTGCCCGTCGCACAGCGCCCACCCCGTCGGGGCGAAGTTGCCGGCGAACATGCGGATCTCGGCGACGAACTGGTCGGACATGGCTCAATTCCTGCTGGGGAAGATGCCCACCAGCGCGATCACGGCCTGGAGGGCGGCGTACGGGGGCATGTTGGCGTGCGGCTGCGAGCCGCCGGTGTTCCCGACGAGCCCGTCGGCCATGACGGCCTGCGGGGTCGCGCCGTAGTGCGGCGCGTCGGTCACGGCCCAGCGGCCCGCACCCGGCGCGGTGCGGTCGGCGGTCGCGGCGGCGCGGACCGGGTGCGTGTGCGCCGGCATCTCGGCGACGGTCAGGGTGTGGTGCTCCGCGCCCGCCGCCTGGCCGAGCGAGAAGCCGTCGCCGACGTGCACCGGGACCCGCCCGCGCAGGTCGGGCAGCGCGAAGGTGACGCGACCGTCGCCGCCGTACGTCGTGCCGAGGAGGGAGAACAGCGCCTGGTTCTGGTTGATGGGCAGGAGCTGCCCGTTGCACGCGGCCCAGCCCTTCGGAGGGAAGCCGAACGCCGTGAGGCGGATCTCGGCGAGGAACGGTTCCGACATGACGTGTCCTCAGTTCTGCTGGGGGTAGACGCCGAAGAGCGAGATGATGAACGACACCGCGAGGACCGGGTGCCGGTTCTCGTGCGGCTGCGAGCCACCCGTCGGGCCCACCGCGTCCGCCGCGAGCGCGTCGCCCGGGAGCGTCGGCGACGGGACGAACGCCGGCGCCGTCGACGCGGCCCACACCGCCCCGGCCGGGGACGTGCCCGTCGCGGCCGCGACCGCCGCCTGCGGGCGGTGGGTGTGCTGCGGGACCTGCTGCGTCGACAGCGTCACCGACTCGACGCCCCCCGTCTCACCCAGCAGGTACGACCGCGAGATGCGCGGCCCCTGGCCGACGTGCAGCGGTGAGCGTCCCCGCAGGTCCGGGAGCGCGAACGTCTCCTGGCCGTCGCCGCCGTACGTCGTGCCGATCAGGGTGAAGAGTGCGTCGTTCTCGGAGATCGGCACGAGGCGGCCGTCGCAGAACGCCCAGCCGGCCGGCTCGAAGCTCCCGGCGAACATGCGGATCTCGCCGATGTACGGCATGGGTCAGGCCTCCGTCCCGGCGCCGGCCGCGGGGCCGGTCGTGCCGTCGGTCGTCGGGTGGGTCGGGTCGGCGGAGGCGTCGGCGGGCCCGGTGAGGGCGTCGTCCGGCCCACGGGGGGCGTCGTCGGGCACGACGAACGTCGCGACGAGGAGCGTGCCGTCGGGCTCCGCCGCGCTCGGGACGGCGAGCAGCGCCTGCGGGCCGACGCCGGGCAGGTCGAGCACGACCGTCGCCTGGCCCGTGCCGACCGGTGCGCGGAACGTGACGTCCCACGTCGCCCAGCCAGACGACGTCCGCCGGTCGGAGCACGAGCGGACGGTCCACGCGCCGCGCTGCTCGACGGCGACGTCGGTGCCGACGGCGGCGCGCCAGTCGGACCAGGTGGCGACGGTCACGGGCGGGCCTCCAGCAGCACGTCGAGCACCGTCCCGGCGGTCTGCTCGGCGGTCGCGGCGTCGTCGACCGGGACGAACCCGAGCCTCGCGTAGAGGGCGGCGGCGCGCACGTTCGTGGCCCGCACGTGGAGGCGGACCGGCGCGCCCGCGGCGTGCGCGTCGGCGAGGACGCCGCGCAGCACCGCGGTGCCGGTCCCCCGGCCCTGGTGGTCGGGGTGGACGGCGACGTCGAGCACGTGCACGACACCGGCCGAGCGGGCGAGGACGAGGCGGCCGACCGGCGCGCCGTCGACCTCGACGACCACGTCGTCGGTCGCCGTCCCCGCGAACGCCGCCTCGCGCGCCGCGTGCTGCCCGCGCAGGAACGTCGCGGTCGTCGCGGTGTCCCACCCGGCGGCGGCCACGTCCGTCGCGCGCGACGCCGCGTACAGGCCGGCGACGAACGCGGCGTCGGCGGGCGTCGTCGGGCGCAGCGCGAGCACGGCGAGGCCCACTAGACGGTCCGGTCGACGACGGCCTCGAGCTCCGTGCCGTCCGGGCCGACGGGCCCGACGAACACGACGAGGTCGCCGTCGTCGTGGGTGAGCGTGCGGATCGCGCCCGGCAGGTCCCGGGTCGACGCGGCACGGAACGTGAGGGCGAACGCGTCGGCCGTCGGTGCGGCACCGTGCGGGCCCGTGACGGAGGCGAGCGTCAGGACGTGCGTCGACCCGTCCACGACGGTCCGGAACCGGCTGCCGACGAGCCCCCGGACCGACGCGAGCTCGAGGGGGAGGGTGCGGCGCGCGAGCGGGACGCCGACGGCGACCGCGACGGCACCCACGGCGACCGCTCCCGCACCGCCCGCGAGGACGGTGCGGCGCGACACCACGGTGCGGGGCGAGGGCACGGCGTCCTCCTGTCAGAGCGTCGGCCGGGTGCGGTACGGGCACGTCGGCACGAGGGGGCACGGGTGCGCGACGGGGGGGTGCGGGGGTCGCGCGGCGTCGTGAGCCTACGAGGTTTCACCCCCACCGCCAGGCCCTCCCAGCGGGTGAATCCTCCTACGCTGACCCGGTGCCGCACCGCGCTGACCTGCGATTTCACCGATTCGTCGCCCTTGCGGCGGTCCTGGCGGGCGGTTTGTCGGGATCGGTGGCCGCCGCCCCCGCGGCCGTCGCCGCACCGACGCCGCTCGTCGTGACCACGACCGTCGACGCGCCCGTCGACGGCGCGTGCGCCGACGCGACCCCGGCGACCCTCTCGCTGCGCGAGGCGCTGTGCCAGGCGCAGTCGCTGACCGACGCCGCGGTGACCGTCCCAGCGGGCACGATCAGCCTCACGGCAGGCGCGCTCGTGTACGCGCCGACGTCCGGCGGCCGGACGCTGACCGTCACCGGCGCGGGCCGCGACGCGACGCGCGTCGACGCGCACGGTGCGTCGCGCGTGCTCGACCTCGACCGGCTCGGCGTCGGCCACCTCGACGTGACCGTGACCGGCCTGACCCTCGCGGGCGGCCGTCCGCTCGTCAGCGACCCGTGGTGGGGCGGCGGCGCGGTCGTCGCCGGGTCGGCCCTTCCGGGCGCCCCCGACGCGCTGACCCTCAGCTCCTGCCGCGTCACCGGCAGCGCGAACGCGCCCGCCGGCCAGTCCGACCAGGGCGCCGTCGGCGGTGGCGTGCAGATGAGCGGCGGCTCGCTCACCGTCCGCGACTGCCTGCTCGACGGCAGCACCGCGACGGAAGCCGCGGGCGGCGCGCTCGCCTTCGTCGGGGTCGACCCCGGCGACGCGGTCGTCGTCGAGCGGTCGACGTTCACCGGCAACGCGTCCGTGGGAACGCTCGGCGCCGGTGTCACCGGCGGCGGCGCGCTGTTCGTCACGGGCGACGTCGACGTGACCGTCAGCGCGTCGACGTTCACCGGCAACAGCGCGGCGACCACGTCGGGCGCGTCGACGCAGGGCTCGGCGGTCCTCGTCGAGACCGGCACCGCGACCGTCTCCGGCTCGACCGTCACCGGCAACACCGTGACCGCCACCGCGGGCACCCCCACGTCGCACGGCGCGCTCGTCCTCGCACACGGCCAGGTCACGACGTCGCGGCTCGCCGGGAACACGACCACCGTCGGCGGCACCGTCACGCGGGACGCCGTGCGCGGCGGCGCGACGGTCCCCGCGAACTGGTGGGGCTGCGTCGACCCCGCCGCCGGGACCGGGTGCGACACCGCGCCCGACGCGGCGACCCGCGAACCCTTCGCACGGCTCGCGCTGACCGCGTCGCCGACGATCGACCTGCCCGGCCGGACGTCCGCGATCGGCGCCGCCGTCACGATGTCCGACGGCTCGGCCGTGCCCGCCGCGCTCGCCGCGGTCCTCGCGGACGTGCCGCTCACCTGGGCGACGACCGCGGGCACGGTGAGCGGCGCCGAGACGACCCTCGGGGCCGACTCCGCCGCCGGTGCGACACTCACCATCGCCCCGGGCGACCCGCGCGTGTCCGTCACCGTCGACGGCTCGACCGCCGGCACCACGGTGACGACCGCCGTCCCCGCGAGCGTCACCGGGCAGCCGTCCGACGCCTCGGTCGTCGAGGGCGCGACCGCCGCGTTCGCCGTCGTCGCGTCCGGCACGCCCACGCCGACCGTGCAGTGGCGCACCTCGCCCCCCGGCTCCTCGACCTGGACGGACGTCCCCGGCGCGACCGGGACGACCCTCAGCGTGCCGGGCACGACGCGCGCGGCCGACGGCACCCGGTACGCCGCCGTCGTGCAGAACGCCTTCGGCGCGCCCGTCACGTCCGCGCCCGCGACGCTCGGCGTCCGGTGGGGCGCCGAGACCACGCGCGACCCCGCCGACGTCACCGTCGTCGCCGGGCAGGACGCCGTCTTCACGAGCGAGGCCGCCGGGAAGCCGGCCCCCACGACGACCTGGGAGCGGTCGACCGACGGCACGACGTGGGCACCGGTCGCGTCCGCGACGGGCACCACGCTCACCCTGCCCGCGGTCGCCGCGGCCGACGACGGCCTGCGCGTCCGCGCCGTGCACGCCGGCGAGACCGTCGTGACCTCCGCCGCCGCGCGCCTGACCGTGCAGACCCGCCCGACGCTGTCCCCCGTCGCGGGCGTCGTCGTGGCCGACGGCGGCACCGCGCAGCTCACCACGACCGTCGGCGGCTCACCCGCGCCGTCGGTCCGCTGGCAGCGCCTCGTCGGCGGCACGTGGACCGACGTGCCCGGCGCGACCGGTGCGACGCTGTCCGTCGTCGTCGACCCCACGTTCGACGGAGCCCGCTACCGCGCCGTCGCGACGTCCGTCCTCGTCGACGGCACCGCGACCGTCACGAGCAACGAGGCCGTGCTCGACGTGCGGTACGGACCCGTGGTCGACGTGCACCCGCAGCCCGTGACGGGCCTCGTCGGCGGGAGCGCGCTGTTCACCGCGGCCGCGCACGGCAACCCCGCACCGACCGTCCAGTGGCAGACGTCCCCCGACGGCACGACGTGGACCGACGTGCCCGGCGCGACCGGCGTGCTCTGGACCCGCCTGCTGACCGCCGCCGACGACGGCCTCCAGGTCCGCGCGCGGTTCACCGGCCACGGCGTCACCGCCACCACCGCCGCGACGCTCACCGTGCAGGACGCACCCACCGTGACCGACCCGGCCCCCGCCACGGCCGACGCCGGCGGCACCGCGACCTTCACCGTCGCCGCCACCGGCCTGCCGGCCCCGACGGTCCGCTGGCAGACGCTCGTCGACGGCACCTGGACCGACGTCCCCGGCGCGACCGGCACGACCTACGCCGTCACGGCGACCGACGCCCTGCACGGCGCGTCCTACCGCGCGGTCGCGACCAACGTGCGCGGCTCGGCGACGTCGGCCGCCGCCACGCTCGCCGTCCGCACACCCCCGACGGTCGCCGACCCCGTCGACGTCGTCACGCGCCCCGGCGAGGACGCGACCTTCACCGTCACCACGACCGGCCGCCCCGTGCCCGACGTGACGTGGGAGTCGTCCACCGACGGCACCACGTGGACGCCCGTCGCCGGCGCGACCGGCCGCACGCTCACCGTGACGGCGGACGCCGCCGACGACGGGCTGCGCGTCCGCGCCGTCGCCACGTCGACCCTCGTCGCGGGCACCGCCACCACGCGCAGCGCCGCCGCGACGCTCACCGTCGTGCCCGACCCCGTCGAGGTGTCCGGACCCGACGCGAGCGCACCGGTCGCGGCCGTCGCCGGCCGGTCCACCACCGTGACGTTCGTCGTCCTCGGCTCCGACCTGCAGGGCCGGTGGGAGCAGTCCCGCGACGGCGGCACCACGTGGGCGCCCGTCGGGCCGTCCGTCACGACCAACACCATCACGGGCGTCTCCGCCGTCCGGTCGCTGCGGTCCGCCGCCGCGCCCGCCACGCGCACCGCGTTCACCGCGACGTTCACCCCCACGCACGCCGACGACGGGATGCTGCTGCGCCTCGTCGTCGTCGACGCCGCGGGCGAGACCGCGCTGCGAGCCGTGACCCTCGACGTCCCCGCGGCGCCCACGCCGTCCGTCAGCCCGACGCCGGGCGGTTCCGGCGCGGGCACCGGTGCGACCGGGGGCTCGCGCGGGTCCGGCAGCTCGGCGGCTCACGGCGGGCGCCTGTCCAGTACGGGCAGCACGGTCGCGCCGGTCGCCGCCGTCGCCGGGCTCCTCGTCGTCATCGGTGCGGCCGGGGCGCTGATCGGTCGCCGCCGCCGGGCCTGACCGGCCGGTGGCCGACCGTCGGCCTCAGCAGGTCGCGCTCGCGGGCGGCTCGTCGAGGTCGGTGCCGGCCGCCGGCGGCGGGTCGCCGGCAGCGGCGGGTCGCCGGCAGCGGCGGGTCGCCGGCTCGTGCCCGCCCGGACCGTCAGAGGTCGTGCTCCCGGCGGCCCACCGGCCGGGCGTCGTCGGGCGGCTCGCCCACCACGGCGACCGGGCGGGCGTCGTACGGCTCCGCGGTCACGTCGGCGCGGCGGATGCGGTCGAGCCGGAACCACCGCACGTCGTCGCGCGTGCGGCACCACGCCGCGAGATACCAGCGTCCGTGCGAGCGGGTGAGGACGATCGGCTCGACGCGTCGCTGCGACGGCGCACCCGTGACCGGCGCGTACTCGATCGCGAGCACCCGCTGCCGGGACAACGCGTCCTCGACGGCCCGCAGGACGCCCGACGACGCGACCGGCGGGCCGCTCCGGGGGGCACGCGGAGGATCGCCGGGAGTCCCACGCGCCGCCAGGGCCGTCCCGTCCCCAGGCGGCGCGGTGCTCGTGGAGGCACCGTCGGACGGCGCCGGGCTCGTGGGGGCGCTCGCGCGCCCCACCCCGCTCGCGGGTGCGCTGTCGGGCCGCGTCCACACCCGCTCGGAGAGGGCGAGGGCCCGCGCGCGGTCGGGCGCGGGCATCGCGTCGAGCACCTTGTCGCGGGCCGTCCGCGCGTCGACGCCGAACGGGCTGCCGGCCGGCAGCGCGTCGACCGCGAGGGCCAGCGCGACCGCCTGCGCAGGCGTGAGCGCGACGGGCGGCAGCGTCGCGCCCACGAGGACGTAGCCGCCGCCCGCACCGGCCTGCGCGACGACCGGCAGACCGGCCTGCTGCAACGCGCTCACGTCGCGCTTCACGGTGCGCGTTGTGACCTCGAAGAGCCGCGCGAGCCGCGCGCTCGTGGTGCCGCGCGGGCCGACGCGACGCAGCTCCTCGGCCATCGCGTACAGGCGGTCGGTGCGGTTCACGGTCGCGCTCCACGGTCGTCGTCGGGACTCCATGATGGTGACACGAAGGTGACAGACGGGTGTCACCGACCTCGCGCGACGCTGGTCCCATGACCACGACACACCTGATCCTCGTCCCCGGCTTCTGGCTCGGCGCATGGGCGTGGGACGACGTCCTGCCCGGGCTGCGCGCCGCCGGCCTCGAGCCCCACCCCGTCACGCTGCCCGGGCTCGACCCGGCCGACGGCACCGACGGCGTCACGCGCGCCGACCACGTCCGGACGGTCGTCGAGCTCGTCGACCGGGTCACCGCGGACGGCGGCGACGTCGTCCTCGTCGGGCACTCCGGCGGCGGCGCGGTCGTCGGGGAGGTCGTCGACCGGCGGCCCGACCGCGTGCGCCGCGCCGTGTACGTCGACAGCGGCCCGCTCGAGGACGGGTCCGCGCTCGCGCTCGACCTGCCCACCGACCAGGCCGACCTGCCGCTGCCGTCGTGGGAGGAGCTCGCCGACCAGGGATCGAGTCTCGACGGGCTCGACGACGCGGCGCTCGACCGGTTCCGGGAGCGGGCCGTCCCGCACCCCGGGGCCGTCGCGCGCGGCGCGGTGCGCGTCGGCGACGACCGCCGCTT
The sequence above is a segment of the Cellulomonas fimi genome. Coding sequences within it:
- a CDS encoding GGDEF domain-containing protein; amino-acid sequence: MTRRGTAEGTRRDHRSAAALVGVRGLATAAHRFDRCRTLDDVVEVATSVGVEVLGASSFAVLRIEQDTARVVRVQPEPADPRLVWRVRASYRADDRPALRRLIRDRVSWVAHAVDVTGRPVTGTDDGAGDAVEVQSLREIGGATALAAAIVVNGAVWGQLYAMRELGSPLFGVDDLARAEVLGALLGGAIARVDLEGQVRHLVADDPLTGLANRRVADAAAEAALESGQETCIVMCDVDGLKRVNDELGHDTGDDLLRSVADVLRRAADALPGTTAARIGGDEFCLVTVGRRRVEVAEVLAATIAEFPLPHGAAISYGIATTAVTGATSARHLFRQADMAQYRAKRARARALRAAAPTTADPAVTAERVVVAGSAAIVAAQSGIVPRLCALAAAATETLGGAGWAVLMRRPGEPSDAAASAVARGGAPVDLTQAESLTTVVEHGPWVVEIGVSATAATGEVLDTSLDALVAVAILGAS
- a CDS encoding lytic polysaccharide monooxygenase, with product MSTLTALRRRALVGAATAGLAAAALVALPAPGAEAHGGLTYPQTRTYACYLDGLAGGQAAGQAGNMLPTNPICQEALAASSYPFYNWYGNLLGTIAGQHQTIADGKLCAPDPKFAAFNTPSAHWPTTKLQSGGQITFQYAATVPHPGWWTQWITKDGWDPTQPIGWDDLEPAPFDRVLNPPTRSGGPTGPEYYWTAQLPQKSGRHVILSIWERTDSPESFYNCSDVVFDGGGTDPGDPGDPGDPGDPVDTTAPSAPGTPTAAAVDGTTASLTWPASTDAVGVTGYTVHDATTGAVLARPTSAATTLSGLTPGTSYSVYVTATDAAGNVSARSATLTFSSGTVPVGSCSVKFDVSNAWSGGFVGNVTVANESMTPVNGWELTWTFTKGEKVTQAWNGTATQSGAVVTARNAAWNGTIAHHGSVSFGFMGSSSGAPGQPTGVALNGLPCSLA
- a CDS encoding phage tail protein, which codes for MSDQFVAEIRMFAGNFAPTGWALCDGQLMPISQNTALFSLLGTTYGGDGKSTFALPDLRGRSPLQHGQGPGLQPVAPGEVLGSQTVTLLESELPVHGHTVGSVPDGTRGTTGNPSGGAWATSRIGRVTEELYGSGPGALTMSPAALSVTGGGQPHDNMPPYLVLTFIIALQGIFPPRG
- a CDS encoding phage tail protein, coding for MSEPFLAEIRLTAFGFPPKGWAACNGQLLPINQNQALFSLLGTTYGGDGRVTFALPDLRGRVPVHVGDGFSLGQAAGAEHHTLTVAEMPAHTHPVRAAATADRTAPGAGRWAVTDAPHYGATPQAVMADGLVGNTGGSQPHANMPPYAALQAVIALVGIFPSRN
- a CDS encoding phage tail protein, which translates into the protein MPYIGEIRMFAGSFEPAGWAFCDGRLVPISENDALFTLIGTTYGGDGQETFALPDLRGRSPLHVGQGPRISRSYLLGETGGVESVTLSTQQVPQHTHRPQAAVAAATGTSPAGAVWAASTAPAFVPSPTLPGDALAADAVGPTGGSQPHENRHPVLAVSFIISLFGVYPQQN
- a CDS encoding DUF6916 family protein, translated to MTVATWSDWRAAVGTDVAVEQRGAWTVRSCSDRRTSSGWATWDVTFRAPVGTGQATVVLDLPGVGPQALLAVPSAAEPDGTLLVATFVVPDDAPRGPDDALTGPADASADPTHPTTDGTTGPAAGAGTEA
- a CDS encoding GNAT family N-acetyltransferase; the encoded protein is MGLAVLALRPTTPADAAFVAGLYAASRATDVAAAGWDTATTATFLRGQHAAREAAFAGTATDDVVVEVDGAPVGRLVLARSAGVVHVLDVAVHPDHQGRGTGTAVLRGVLADAHAAGAPVRLHVRATNVRAAALYARLGFVPVDDAATAEQTAGTVLDVLLEARP
- a CDS encoding DUF6916 family protein, with translation MPSPRTVVSRRTVLAGGAGAVAVGAVAVAVGVPLARRTLPLELASVRGLVGSRFRTVVDGSTHVLTLASVTGPHGAAPTADAFALTFRAASTRDLPGAIRTLTHDDGDLVVFVGPVGPDGTELEAVVDRTV
- a CDS encoding helix-turn-helix transcriptional regulator; the encoded protein is MNRTDRLYAMAEELRRVGPRGTTSARLARLFEVTTRTVKRDVSALQQAGLPVVAQAGAGGGYVLVGATLPPVALTPAQAVALALAVDALPAGSPFGVDARTARDKVLDAMPAPDRARALALSERVWTRPDSAPASGVGRASAPTSPAPSDGASTSTAPPGDGTALAARGTPGDPPRAPRSGPPVASSGVLRAVEDALSRQRVLAIEYAPVTGAPSQRRVEPIVLTRSHGRWYLAAWCRTRDDVRWFRLDRIRRADVTAEPYDARPVAVVGEPPDDARPVGRREHDL
- a CDS encoding alpha/beta fold hydrolase, giving the protein MTTTHLILVPGFWLGAWAWDDVLPGLRAAGLEPHPVTLPGLDPADGTDGVTRADHVRTVVELVDRVTADGGDVVLVGHSGGGAVVGEVVDRRPDRVRRAVYVDSGPLEDGSALALDLPTDQADLPLPSWEELADQGSSLDGLDDAALDRFRERAVPHPGAVARGAVRVGDDRRFAVPVTAVCTSLPSGVLRTMVDGGPPLHTELGRYDVTYVDLPTGHWPMFSRPDDLAAVLVEAARA